The window TCGTCTCTGCTCTGTGACTGTGTCCTGCAAatacccagagaaggcagcctggTGACctcaaaccctcccagagcaggagactcaagagtcaGCAAGATCAGAGCTAGACTGATCATCTCTTTGAAAATAACAAAGGGTCTAAACTTCTTGGCTTGTCTTACACACATATTAAGTCCAGGTAAGTTTCCCCAGGCTAAAGAGGGTCTTCCTCATTCCCCTCTGTACCCACTCAGTGTTCTCACCTCCTCTTCCCCActccccttttttatttttgtgaaactGGTCTTGCCTGAAGAAGATTTTGACTTCTTCTCTTTTTATTCCCTCAGCCTGATAAAAAGCCCCCTCTGGCAGATTTATGAATAAAACTTAAGTCCCAGAAGAGAAAGTCCCCAGGGAGAAGGCAGCCAGGGGACCTGCTGGGCACCCACTCTGTGGCCTTTCTGAGCGGGGGTTTGGGGCAAGCAGAGGACTTAGGCAGTGTGGCCCCCGTGGCTTCCAGAGGGAAAGCTCAGACATTCACAAGCATCTTGCCACACTGTTCAGTAACTACACAAAGGCATTCGGAATATTCTGCCACAGGAAGGAGTCTGTTCTTTGGAACCCAGTTAAAACCTTAGCTCACTGTGCTgtccttagtcgctcagtcgtgtccgactctttgcgaccccatggactgtagcccacccagcttctctgtccatgaggactctccaggcaagagtactggagtgggttgccatgccctcctctaggggatcttccccacccagggatcgaacccaggtctcctgcattgcaggtggattctttaccatctgagccaccagggatgggaCCATTCAAACGTTTTCTCCATTTTACTTGGAGTGAAGAGCATTTCCAGTTGCaggatggagtgtgtgtgtgtgtgtgtgcacgtgttgCGCATGCTTGCATACATGCATGTGCAAGCTACCCAGAGCTATAGTCTCTCTCAGCCCTCTGCTGTGGGCAGGCTCCCCATGGTGCCTGTgcccccatgccctcctcccagccagACCCTTCCAGCCCACGGAGGGCCTCTTGCTGCATTAGGAGACTGACTTCTGACTCCAGAACTACAGCTGGTAAAAGCCCAGATGAGAGTGTGGGGAGCTGGAGGTGGTAGGTCTGGGGGAGAGCTGCAGGCAGATGTGGCCAGCTCCCTGGGGGAGCCAGAGTGATCCCCGGACAGCCTGCGGGCACGTGGGTGAGGCCTGCTGCCATGGAGAGTATTCCAGGCCACCCTGAGAGCCTGCCTTGGAAAGACGGGGGCAGAGGGACAGCTTCAATGGCCTCTGCATGGAACCCCTCTGGGGCCCTTGTTCTGAGCGGGAGGAGGGTGACTagaagggggaggcagggaggaaagaAGGTAAGAGGAGACCGAGGGCGAGAGTTGAGGAGTCACTGATGTTGAGGAGTCGTAGATGTTGGCACTGGGGCTGGTCAGAAGGGTTATAGGAGAAGGTAGCAGAGGCCCCTGGTTGCTATATATTTCTAATCTTTGGGGAGAGACTTTATTTACTATAAGTAAGATTGAGCTATGATACAAGACTGAAGAGAACAGATAATGAGAGATGTGGTTTCATTAGGTGCTGTaatcagggaagccttcctggaggtGGTGGACTTGAGCTGGGCCCACATTCGAAAAAAGGAAGATAGCTCTGTTGAGGAGAACAGCTTTAGCAAAGAGGGAGAGCTGAGAATTTGCATGTGTCTTCATACTCGTAAGAAGATCAGACTTTTTCCGTAATATTTCTTAAACATTACTGGTAAGATAATAAGGTTGGGTCCCCAGCTCAGAAAATGCATGGTACGACAAAGCCTAATCATATGAATCAACCTAGAAATGGTTGAAAACAGCTTTTCAACAAGATGCAAATGAGACTGTCAGCCTTAAGAAGGTCAGGCTCTGCAAGTGGCCGAGTATTGTAGGACTTactaatgaagaaaaagaagacttGCTTCATCAAATGAGGGGAAAACTTAGAGCTGTGTGGTATCACCAGTTCAGGAGCTGACATAATCAATATTCAAAATGATTTTGCTGGGCTGGAAGGTGCCCAAGAAACAGGGTGAAATTCAGTCGAAGTGGATGTAGAGCCCACCCTTaagccaaaatataaaaaaacgGTCGTTCAAGCAAAGACGGAGATGCAGCAGATGCAGGCAAATCCTGCACTTCTCTGCAAGCTCAGGGAGAAGAATCTCTCGAGCGAGCTGGCTTTGAACGTGGGTCCCACCCAGAGCAGACTACCTCTAGACAGCTGCCCTCCGCATGGCCGGGCCCTCCCCAGACTCATGCACTGCACTGCGTTAGGGGAAGTTTGCTCAGAGCCCCTATCAAATGGAACATACATTGGGAATGGCCTCCAggagggcagaggaagcagaagTCCTAAAACCCAAGGAGCCGGAAGGACCTGAGGCAGTTGAGCTCAGAGAACACCTAAGGGGAAGTGGTATGAGGCCATCTCACATTTCAAGAACTGTGATGTTGAGAAAGTATCGCACGTACTCTGTGTGGTTCCATAGGTGGAACCAAGCCCAGTAGGTGGGTGTGAAGGGGAGAAGGATTTTAGAGCAGTACAAAGTGGAGCTTTCTAATAGAGCGGTCAGAAGGAAGTATCCTTGGAAGAAGGAGAGAGTCGGATGTGGGAGATGGGATTACACAGGGAACACTGGGTGGGATGGGCTAAGGGCTCTCTGATTCCACCCCTCGCCCCGCCCCCAGTTCTAAGCCTCTGTAAACTCTCATATAGTGGAAACTTATTAGGTGAGTGTTGAAGCAAAGCCAAAGCAACAGGTATTTTTCACTCATTTACTCAGCATTCAACAAACATGCGTTCTGTTCCAGACACTTTTCCGGGTGCTGGGGCTAGAAGAGTGAACCCAGCACAGACCTTCAGAAGCAGATCAGCAGCTAGGGGGCAGGGGTGGCTGACTGCAGAGGGagattgaaggaggaaacagaacaggctccgtcttgaaagcaggactccatcttgggctggactgtggactttgagctagaTGCCCAGgatctatggaaatgacataccaattggaaaaccaggcccctagaaggaagagccccagggcttgtacctagactctccattgcctgaaagaataccctaattatctgtgtaactgaatagaatcatacactctattatgcttattggggtatgaccacaggcctattgataattgtccactgttaacttcttaggcttaaggcatatgaatcacaagTTAActctgtatctttcttttcctttgttcagactagtttctgGGAATTTGGGGAAGTGGATTTGGGCATGAACACTTGGAGTATATAAGGTTTTtccaaaaactggtcagggtccttggctgaGAGGAGActgccttgggcctgccggtGTAGTAAACCGCACTCCACGATCTGCATTTGTCCTtgtgagtgagtttgtttcccggaacgcgtggctacagcAAGATCAGGGAACTTCCAGATGGATGGAGACATTCTGTGTCTCGATCAAACCAGTTGTTTATGCTTGTCAAAACTCATTGAACTAAACACATAAAGTcggtgcattttattttatatgaattatacctcagtacagagaaggcaatggcaccccactccagtactcttgcctggaaaatcccatgggtggaggagcctggtaggctgcagtccatggggtttcgaagagccagacacgactgagcgacttcactttcacttttcactttcatgcattggagaaggaaatggtaacccactctagtgttcttgcctggagaatcccagggatgagggagtctggtgggctgccgtctatggggtcgcacagagtcggacacgaccgaagcgacttagcagcagcagcagcaacatacctCGGTAAGGGCTTCCCCCCTGGCTCAGCAGGGAAAGAATTcacctcaatgcaggagacacaggaaacggcAGTTCGATgcccaggtctggaagatcccctgggggagggcgtgacaacctactccagtattcttgtctggagagtcccatggacagaggagcctggtgggctacagtccatggggttgcagagtcggacccgactgagcaggtaagcacacacacacacacacacacccctcaataaagatgattcaaaaaaacaaagcccTCAGAGAACTTGCGCTCACAGAACCTTTCATCCCGGTGGGAGGGGAGAGACATGAACCAGATGAACAAACACATCCGAGGGGTGGAGGCAGGCACCGTTAAGGAGAAACTGCCAGGGAAGGAGGTGAGCTTTGTGGCCTACAGTTAGATCTGCGGGAGGATGGAGGAAGGGCACGGGTTTCAGGGCCAATTTTGCACCTTTCCTGTCTTCCCAGGAGTATGAGTGCCTGGAGCAAGAAAACACGGTGCTGCGGAGGGAAATCGGCAAGCTGACGGAGGAGCTGAAGAACCTGAGCGAGGCGCTGAAGGAGCACGAGAAGGTGTGCCCACTGCTGCTGTGCCCCCTGAACTTTGTGCCCTTGCCGCGGCCAGACCCCGTGGCCGGCTGCCTGCCCCGGTGAAGCCCAGAGACGGCCCTCCTTGGCCCAGCGAGGAGCCCGACGAGTTGGTGTCTTTCACTCCGCCCAGGAGGAGGCTTCTCTCCACATCTGGGTGCCTGGGTCACCTCTTTGGAGCTCCGGGCTGGGTCCTTGGTGGCCCAGGCTCAGCGTGACGCTCCCCCTCCCCGCAGGAACCTGACTCAGGTCCTCCAGCGGAGCCAGGCCTGAGTCAGGCCGGAGTCGCTGTGCTTCTGCTTTGGCAGCTAGTACCTTCCCTTGCAGAATCATTTCCCCTAGCATATGCATAATAAAGGCATTgtcgggacttccttggtggtccagtagctaagactcccaGCTCCCAATgcccctggttccatccctggtcagaaaactagatcccacatgccacaatgaaagatcctgcgtgctgcagctaagacccagctcggccaaacaaataaatataaaatattaaaaaaggcaTTGTCTTCTCTCCTTTTGGCCAAGTTCTTGGAATTTAGAGACGCAATACCTTTCCTCTTTCTGAAGAGGTCATCTCCTGTTCCCTCAGGTGGTTTTGCAGCTCCTGGGTCTGATTTGCCCTCCTGGTCGTCACCCCCAAGGACATATCCAAGCTAGGTGCGGAGGCATCTGGCGGGGATGGGACTCCCTGCCCTCCCCTAGTAGGGTGGCACAGAGGTGTGCTGGGCCTGACTCCTGCTTGTCATATGCTCTGCGTGGCCCTCCACCCTGGtcaacttccccacccaggctggATTGTCATGGAAGATTTTCTATTCCAGGCTGATTTTCTCCTGAGTCTGCACTGTACATTGTTTTCTCTGTACACTCGTTGGTCACCTCCCATTCCGTTAGTACTCATAGGATCAGGCAGCGAGTTTCTTTTTATAGAAGTCTAAATCACTACTGAATGGgagagttgttcagttgctaagtcgtgtactactatttgcgaccccatggactgcagtacattaggcttccctgtctttcattgtctccaggagtttgctcaaactcaggtctgttgagttggtgatgctatccaaccatctcatcctctgtcgcccccttcttctgccctcagtctttcccagcatcaagatctttttcatttagtcgactcttcgcatcaggtggccaaagtattgaagcttcagcttcagcatcagtccttccaatgactattcagggttgatttcctgtaatattgactggtttgatctccttgctgtccaaggaactctcaagttttctccagcaccacagtttaataaagcatcaattctttggcgcgcAGCCTTCTTTGTGgaccaactgtcacatctgtatgtgacgactggaaaaaccatagcttggtctatacagacctttgttggcaaagtgatgtctctgctttttaatatgctgactaggtttgtcatagctttccttccaaggagcaagtatcttttaatttcatggctgcagtcaccattcacagtgattttggagcccaagaatataaa is drawn from Bubalus kerabau isolate K-KA32 ecotype Philippines breed swamp buffalo chromosome 5, PCC_UOA_SB_1v2, whole genome shotgun sequence and contains these coding sequences:
- the BATF3 gene encoding basic leucine zipper transcriptional factor ATF-like 3, which codes for MSQGLPAAGSVLHRSVSAPGNQARPQSPEDDDRKVRRREKNRVAAQRSRKKQTQKADKLHEEYECLEQENTVLRREIGKLTEELKNLSEALKEHEKVCPLLLCPLNFVPLPRPDPVAGCLPR